ACGCTTCGATGGATGGCAAACCTAATGATTGGGGTGTATCACGTAACCGCCAGTAAAGATAAGCCGCACCGAGTAATGCTATGGTTCCAGGAAAATAAAAGGCCGCTTGCCAGCCAAAACTAGAGGCCGCGTAAGCTGCAAGGATGCCCGCTAACCCACCACCAACATTGGTAGCAACATTCCAGATGGCAAACATGGAACCCCGTTCTTTCAAACTATACCAATGCCCAAGGGAGCGACCACAAGGGGGCCAGCCCATTCCCTGGATAAAACCATTCAATGACCATAAGGCCAGGTGAATCCAATATGTTTCCATGCCACCGAAGGCAAAATTTACCAGACCGGTAAGTAATAAACCGGTAGCCATAAATTTCCTGGGATCAGAACGATCTGAAAGTGACCCCATGAGGAATTTTCCAATTCCATAAGAGATGGCAGAAAGGGCTAGAATGTTACCGATCATATTATGATCGTATGTCAGGGCAGTTCCAATGTCCTTGCTAACTACGGATAGGTTGTTGCGCACGAGATAAAACATGACATAACCCATAAACGTGGATTCCATGGTGCTCCAGCGGTACCGGGTATAGGTCTTGGCTATCTGCTCCTCAGGTATTCGTTCGATATGGGGTGCCGGTGCGTAAAACTTCTTAATCCAATTCAGCATGCTTTGATCCTTACTTTTGTTAGAACGAGACTACACATTTATATCTGTCTCAGTATGACTGATCGCATCTCATTCCCCTGAACTGTGACAGGTTCTGTTAAATCATTTAATCTTTTTGTATATATACAACTCATGAATCTCGCGATCATAGCCGGGATAAAATTCCTGGGGCACTCCCTGAACGATGCGTGTGCCGCGATTCATGAGGACTGATAATTTGCTTCCATCAGGAGCTAAGCAAAGTCCTTCTACTTCTCCAGCTCGCTTAAACTCATCTAACGTTTTTACAGTATTCATTTGCCTGAGGTTTGATTCATTTTGATCAGGAATAGTGATGGAGTAGATGTGATCGTGCTTTTCATGATCAGCATCACCATCATCAGCCGTCAGAAATAGTTGATCCTGATATATCATGATCCCCTGAATCTGCGTAGGAACTGGATTGAGTTCAACCCGACCCACATAATTCCCTGATTCTAAATCGTATTGATAGAGGTATTGTCCATTCAACCAGTCCGCCAGCCAAATCGTTTTCCGGGGGCCATCAATGGCGATACCACAGACTTCAACCTGTCCAGAAGCGGGCTCCCAGGGGATAGATCGTTTGTAAGTCAGCGTTTCTAGATCATAAATTACAATCTGGATATTCTCACCTCTTCCGTTGGTGAAGTTCTCAACACCTGTATACAATTCATGACCATGAATCGCAATATCGCCGAGATGGTTGACCGGACCCTCCAAGTCAATGAAGGGCTCGAGATTACTCATCAATAACTCACCCTCTAGAGAATATTGATAGAGAGCCTTGCTACCACTTACAATATAGATTTGGCCGTTGGTGGCAACCCCCTGGCGTCCTTCAACTTCAAAAACAGTTTCCAGCTCATAACTAAAAACAGGAGTGTGTGCTACATCCTGATCTGATTTACAAGCGGATAAACCCAGGATGATAAGAACCAATAAAAGTGGCAACAGCCTCTTTGAAGAATTCTTCATTATTTTGTATTGAGAAATTCTCGCCAGCGATCAGGATAATTAGTGATAACATTATCAATTTTAAGATCCCGTAGGCGAATCATTTCTTCAGGTTTGTCTACTTTTCCCCAGACATGGACTTCTTTACCAGCTTTATGAGCCTTCTCCACAAATTCGGCTGTGACAATTTTATTCTTAACACTCAGTATATCTACATTGGCTGCAAAGACGTCAACATCCTTATCCTTAGGCATCTTTGAGAAAAGATAGCCAACTTTGTAGGCTGGATATAACTCACGAACCAGATCAATAGCAGCCCAATTAAAGGAAGTTATGATACATTGATCAACAAACTTCTTTTCCTCAAGCACCTGCATAACGTGCTCTGTGAGACCATCCTGATGTCCATTCATTTTGATCTCAACGTTCAGGAGCATGCGGCCATTGACGGAGTCAATAATATCAGAGAATAACGGGATGGGCTCCCCGCGATAATCCTCATGCTTCCAGGCACCGGCTTCAAATCCGGCAATACTATCATAGGGTAAATCCCAGACATTGGCAATAACAGCAGAAGTGCGTTCATAGGTTTTATCATGGTACAGGATTAATACGTCGTCTGAAGTTTCCTGAACATCCAGTTCAGCATAATCAGCACCCTGTTCGATGGCCAGTAAATAGGCTGACATCGTATTTTCAGGAGCAACTCCTGATGATCCACGATGAGCCGTGATAAATATTTCGTGTTGACTACTACAGGCTGTTATGATCACGATTACAGTTACTAGCAGTATTCCTTTTAGGATTTTCATATTTCCTCCATTAGTTTTTTTGAGCTCCGAGGTCGCCGCGCCCTGCTTGCGAAGACACAACTTGCAAATATTGAACAATAGTTGGCACTACCTGTTTCAAGACGTAAACATTATTATTCAACAACTTGAGGTTTTTTAAATTCAAACTATTTCATCCCCCAGATTGGATCAGGAGTGGGGAAGGCACTACGCAAGTAGGGTAATCCTAATTTGAACAGATAGGCATCTGGCTGTCGTTTTCCTGTAGGCAGATCCACCTCAATCGACTTTAATAGTTGCTCATTTATGATGAGATCTATCTGTGACATTAGACTATCAACCTGCTGATCCAAAGTCAGCTTTACTTTCAAATTAATGAGCTGTTGTTCCGCTTGTTTCCATCTGGCATCGCCATTTACGGTAGTGGGACCGAGATGCTGAGCCACTTCATCTTCTGAGATTATAACTGCGGATTTCAATTCGCTGATATAATTCTGAACCAGTAGTTTTTCCGACCATTGCTGCAACTCATTCTGAATTTTTAGGTCTTGATCATAGCCTCTCGCCATAGCTTCCCTCTCCATAAAGTAATCACGTAAAGCAATGGCAATTTCACCGTTGAGTTCTTTGGCAAAACTCTGTTTGTCAGTGGCTTCAATATGAAAGGGCTTAAGCAAGACCTGGTCTAAAAGCTCTGCAACAGACAATGACCCACCGCTAAAACGGACGGCTGGATCATGCCCATGTTCCTGAAGCAAGTTCAGAACATCCTGAGAAGGTAATTCCTGATTTTCAGCCTGGCTCTGAGGAAGTTGTTTTTGTTCATAAGGCAGATTCACATACAATTCATAGAGTGCGTTAACCAGTAGGACAAAACTCTCGCCCGCCACTTCGATTTCAAGTGGATCCATAAATTCTTTCACAAAGCGACGTGCGTTCGCCAGCCGTTTTTTATACATGAGAATCTTGTGAAAACGATCATGATATTTGATGATATCACCTTCAGCAATAATCTCTTTAATCATTGCCACATTTTGGAAAATGATATAGGAATCCCCAAATGTGATGACTTCAGAGTACGCCTGCGGATGCAGTTTAAAAAGAATTTCATTCAGAGGAAGTTCGAGTTCGCCGGACTTAAGAAAGTCAGTACTATCCAGATAAGCCCTGGTCGTGAAATCTACAGGGTTATTCAATAAACTATCAAATTCGACACCAGCATCTAACTCCTCCAGACATTGAACTGCGAATTGCCTATCCTGGGTTACTAGATATTTAGCTTTAATGCTGAGGCTTGACTGAAGAATTGCATTCCGGATTTCGGTATCTGTGACCTGGACTTTATCATGCACCTCTTCCTTGAACATGTGTTCTACCAATAGTTCCTGTTCTAATAACTTAAGCGCTTTCACGATGGCTGGATATTGTGTGTAAGAGCTATCATTTTTCAGCATCTCGGCGATGAGCTCTTCACGGATCATGGCATCCAAAAAGCTGCGTTTGGGTTGAGCTATTTTTTCTTTCAGTAACGATGGTCCAGCCTGATAACTGTTGGAAAACTCCTGAACCGTTATGGTGGCATCACCAATCCTGGCAAGGCCATTACTTTCAAGTGATTTGCTTGCCTGTTGCTCACAACTGACCAGGATGATCATGAGGAATATCGGAATTGTCAAACGGCTTTTAATTGGGAAGGTCCTCTGCCTCAATTCTGGAGTATGATTTGGGTTTGAGCTTGCTCAGTGCCAGTATTGACTTTACAAATGTAGTTACCATTCGGTACGATAAAGCCATCTGCATCATCTCCCACCCAATTCAGCCAATAGGTGCCAGCGGGGGCATAACGATCAACCAGGTATTTTATAATGTCCCCCTTATCATTATAAATACTGATATTAAATTCACCGTCCAGGGGAAGAGAGAGCTCAAAGATTACAGGAACCCCTGGTGAGCCAGGTTCACTTTTTAAAGTCAGTTTCTTTGGAATTGATAAATCCTTATGACTATTACTAAACCTCTTATCAATGACAACCTGATCCATAACTCTTTGCTCTCTATCCCTAAAGCTGAGATCTAGGGTTGATCCATTTATATCAATCAAACAATAATGATAGCTAGTTCTTTGTTTTCTAATATCGGCCTGGTTGCGAACAGGGTGATCCTGAGGACCGCCACCACCACCGCTGATGATATGATAAATGCCATCTACATAACTTCGTTCATAGTCGTGAACATGGCCGGAAAAATAAAAATCTACACCATACTTCTTGAAAAGAGGCCATATTTGGTCTTCATTTAATTTGTAGCGTACCTTAGACATTATCGGAATATGAGCTGTAACAAATAACCATTCGGCATTTTGGGCTGCAGGCGAACTCAGCTGCTTCTCAAGCCATTGGTGCTGAGAACTACCTGATGCTATATCAGGGAAAGCACGATCGGTGTAGGCAGCTAGATTATTGTCAAAAAAGATGAAAAATGCGTTTCCATATTCAAAACTGTAGTATGTTTCATGCGGCTTGTCAGGAAAAGAAAAATACTTTGAAAAGTAGTGTGAGTAGGGTATTTGTTCCTGATCTGGGGATGTCGTGCCCAGGGTATTATTCTCATGATTGCCTACCGAAACATAAATAGGTGTCGAAGTCAGCAAGTCTTGTAATGGATCAAATAATTCAGTGTCCCAGTCTGGCCGGAGCCCGTTCATAACCACATCACCCGTATTGATTATAAAATCCGGAGTTTGTGCTGAAATTGCAGAGACAACTTCTGAATGGCGCAAGAAATTCGTACGATTATCACCATAGAGGGCAAAGCGAAAGGCTTGCTCCGTGGTTTTTGCAGTTCTAAATATATACCAATCACTCACCAATGAACCAGACGATACCCGGTAAGTATACTGTTGCCCCTGTTGCAAGTCAGGCAATACAACCTCGTGTATTTTGACCCTGTCATCCATCAATATGGTCTGAGTTTCTCCCCTGGATAGTCCATATTCAACTTGAGAATTCTGAGCTTGACTGCTGCCCCACATAATTACTGCACTATCACCCAAAACATTCTGTAAATAAGGAACCCGATCAAAGTATAGTGACTTGTTTCTTGTGATCTTTAAGTTGTCATAAACGGTGATATCATTGAAGAAGGAAGCATTGTTGTGATAGGTTGCAAAACCAACTTTTCCCCAACTAAGACTGGTATCTACAATTGAAAAATATTCCATTTGATCCAGGTAAACCTTTATGGAATCCCCCCTAACATCAACACTAATATTGAAACGACATTCAGGCCACATCTCTTCGAGAAAGCCAATAGTCTCGAAAACGCCATCAACTCTTTTTTCAAGTCTAATTTTGGATATCTGAGATGAAAGGCTAAAGCGATAATAGTTTTCAGGATCCTGATAGCGGAATAAAACACCGATGTAATCGTCATCAGTCGATACCACATTTGCCGAAAGTGTATAGTCGGTCCAGTCAGCTTGTCCAGCCACCGCTTGAGTACCCAATTTGCCTTTGCCAATATTGCTCTGCTGAATCAAATAGCCTGCTTCAACATACCAGTTTGATATTTCATGATCGGGATAGTCGTGGATTGTCCAACCTACCATATCACCATCTTCAAAATCATCACGCCAGATAACAGCCGAATTATTCGGTCCTAAACCTTGTTCAGGAGGAGAGCTTCCAACACCAACACAAGCTGCGAGAATAAACAGTAGGAAGCCAAGGAAACCCACCACTTTGATTTGTTTCAGACGCATGGGGCTCACTTCAGATAACTGAGTTTGATCTGACTGCTACCAGACTCAGTTACAATTTGACAAGTATATACGCCGCTGGGAACCAATCTGCCGTTAGCATCATCACCATCCCAATGCAGCCAATAGGTGCCTGCTCGGGCAAATCCTTCTGCCAGGGTTGTCACCAGACGACCTGAGATATCATAGATTTTAAGGCTGTATTCTCCCTCAAGCGGCAAGGTGAATTGAATCATGGTAGAGGCATTAAACGGGTTGGGATAATTGTGCAATGTGAGTTGCTGTGGGTGGATCGGATCCTTGTCAGAAATGCTATCAGGATCTTTACTAATGACAAATTGATCCAATAAATTCTGGTCTTTATCCTTGATCTGAAAGCCCAGTACTGAATCATTCACTTCGATCATGCAATAATGATAGTTGCTGACCTGTTCGGTAATTTCAGGGATATCACGAACTCGATGGGACAATGGTCCACCCGCTCCGCCACTGATTATGTGATGGAGACCTTCTGAAAACCCGCGTTCATAGTCATGAATATGACCAGCAAAGTAAATATCGACTTCATAGTCAAGGAGCAGCGGCAGGATGAAATCACGGTTCTGGTCGTAATTATTGTTGGTGCTGACTGAATAGATCGGGACATGCCCCAGGACAAACAGCCATTCTGCATTCTGAGCTTCAGCAGAGCCCAACTGTTCCTCAAGCCAGGAATATTGATCGCTTTCTTCATGGATGGCCGGGTAATTGGAGCTGGGGTAGGCGGCGATATTATTATCTATAAATATGAAAAAGGTATTCCCGTACTCAAAAGAATAGTAATGTTCATGGTCTGGATCAGGGAAAGCAAAATATTCGCTGAAATAGGATGATTCTTTTTCATGATTTCCGATTGATACATAGATAGGCATATTTTTAATGAGGTCAGCCATTGGGTTGAAAAATTCAGTGTCCCAGTCTGCTCGGAGTCCGTACTGAACCACATCACCTACATTTATTAGAA
The Candidatus Neomarinimicrobiota bacterium genome window above contains:
- a CDS encoding glycerophosphodiester phosphodiesterase family protein, whose product is MKILKGILLVTVIVIITACSSQHEIFITAHRGSSGVAPENTMSAYLLAIEQGADYAELDVQETSDDVLILYHDKTYERTSAVIANVWDLPYDSIAGFEAGAWKHEDYRGEPIPLFSDIIDSVNGRMLLNVEIKMNGHQDGLTEHVMQVLEEKKFVDQCIITSFNWAAIDLVRELYPAYKVGYLFSKMPKDKDVDVFAANVDILSVKNKIVTAEFVEKAHKAGKEVHVWGKVDKPEEMIRLRDLKIDNVITNYPDRWREFLNTK
- a CDS encoding metallophosphoesterase, producing the protein MRLKQIKVVGFLGFLLFILAACVGVGSSPPEQGLGPNNSAVIWRDDFEDGDMVGWTIHDYPDHEISNWYVEAGYLIQQSNIGKGKLGTQAVAGQADWTDYTLSANVVSTDDDYIGVLFRYQDPENYYRFSLSSQISKIRLEKRVDGVFETIGFLEEMWPECRFNISVDVRGDSIKVYLDQMEYFSIVDTSLSWGKVGFATYHNNASFFNDITVYDNLKITRNKSLYFDRVPYLQNVLGDSAVIMWGSSQAQNSQVEYGLSRGETQTILMDDRVKIHEVVLPDLQQGQQYTYRVSSGSLVSDWYIFRTAKTTEQAFRFALYGDNRTNFLRHSEVVSAISAQTPDFIINTGDVVMNGLRPDWDTELFDPLQDLLTSTPIYVSVGNHENNTLGTTSPDQEQIPYSHYFSKYFSFPDKPHETYYSFEYGNAFFIFFDNNLAAYTDRAFPDIASGSSQHQWLEKQLSSPAAQNAEWLFVTAHIPIMSKVRYKLNEDQIWPLFKKYGVDFYFSGHVHDYERSYVDGIYHIISGGGGGPQDHPVRNQADIRKQRTSYHYCLIDINGSTLDLSFRDREQRVMDQVVIDKRFSNSHKDLSIPKKLTLKSEPGSPGVPVIFELSLPLDGEFNISIYNDKGDIIKYLVDRYAPAGTYWLNWVGDDADGFIVPNGNYICKVNTGTEQAQTQIILQN